A genomic region of Terriglobales bacterium contains the following coding sequences:
- a CDS encoding DUF2306 domain-containing protein, which yields MNTWFPYVRILHIACGMIALFVAPVAMLTLKGGLVHRRWGKIYFWTMAVVATTAMIMAVYRPIVFLALLAIFSFYFAFRGYRSILRKRQSAEVMDWIGALLTLAGSLSLVALAIHPLRGQFLPAPAVSFAFGLIGVLISGSDIWRFLRPPADRNAWWYSHMGGMLGSYIATVSAFSAVNFHFLPVVIRWLWPSAIGIPGIFLWIGYYRKKFTRSPSKVAAKEL from the coding sequence ATGAATACCTGGTTTCCGTATGTCCGCATTTTGCACATCGCCTGCGGCATGATTGCTCTCTTCGTAGCGCCAGTAGCAATGTTGACGCTCAAGGGAGGTCTGGTGCATCGCCGTTGGGGAAAGATTTACTTCTGGACGATGGCTGTCGTTGCCACGACCGCAATGATCATGGCCGTCTACCGGCCCATCGTCTTTCTGGCACTGCTCGCCATCTTCAGCTTCTATTTCGCCTTTCGCGGTTACCGAAGCATTCTGCGAAAACGCCAGAGTGCTGAGGTTATGGATTGGATCGGCGCGCTGCTCACCTTGGCGGGGAGTCTCAGCCTAGTCGCACTGGCGATTCATCCTCTTAGGGGTCAATTCCTGCCTGCTCCAGCGGTTTCATTCGCGTTCGGCCTAATCGGTGTCTTGATCTCAGGAAGCGACATATGGCGATTCCTCCGGCCACCGGCCGACCGAAATGCGTGGTGGTACAGCCACATGGGTGGGATGCTCGGATCCTACATCGCTACGGTGTCCGCATTTTCTGCCGTGAATTTTCACTTTCTGCCGGTCGTCATTCGCTGGCTGTGGCCTTCGGCAATCGGCATTCCAGGAATTTTTCTTTGGATTGGATATTACCGCAAGAAATTCACTCGCAGCCCAAGCAAGGTTGCTGCGAAAGAGCTCTAG